Proteins encoded by one window of Maliibacterium massiliense:
- the priA gene encoding primosomal protein N', producing MPYARVIVDIAASAIDREFDYAVPKDYPVDAVPGLRVQVPFGPRHIEGFIVALSDTTAVPQEKIRPLGRPLEERPAILPHLMDLALWMRRRYRCLLVEALRLLIPAEMRKGRVRAKQRNQISLAVLPQDARARAEALPARFARQKQLLALLAGGADDAQVRRAMPDAMPVARALEKRGLVRIGSVRALRTPYRALEMGQDAQHVLTAEQQIAAEAIFRGMDAERGAFLLHGVTGSGKTEVYMRAVAHALEAGRSAIVLVPEIALTPQMVQRFRARFGNRAAVLHSGLSQGERFDEWQRIRAGEVSVAVGARSCVFAPFANVGLIVVDEEHETSYRAENAPRYDAVEVAERRCAAEGATLVLGSATPSVARYYRALHGDYTVLHLDHRVEDRPMPQVQVVDMRRELAAHNKSMFSRPLQQAMAETLARGEQMILFLNRRGFATFVSCRKCGEAMTCPNCDVAMTYHSAEKTLKCHYCGAQLPVPDACPACGSKAIRYFGAGTQKVEQQLAALFPEAKLLRMDRDTTARKDAHLHILKRFAAGEAQILLGTQMVAKGLDFPNVTLVGVMAADTTLHYPDYASAERTFQLIAQVAGRAGRDVKAGRVVVQTYAPDEPPIALAARHDYQTFYAREIMQRQAGQFPPFGRFVRFLVVSAQQQRAAGQARALCKEIARVVAHDTHLASQVLLLAWMPAMLSRLEGRFRYQVLLKMLPDARNDALIDAAHACLNDALFDGCSITMEVDAQHMV from the coding sequence CTGCAAGCGCCATTGACCGGGAGTTTGACTACGCGGTGCCAAAGGATTATCCGGTGGATGCTGTGCCTGGCCTGCGCGTGCAGGTGCCCTTCGGCCCGCGGCATATCGAGGGCTTCATTGTGGCGCTTTCCGATACCACCGCTGTGCCGCAGGAAAAAATACGCCCCCTGGGCCGCCCGCTGGAGGAAAGGCCCGCTATATTGCCGCATTTGATGGATTTGGCGCTGTGGATGCGGCGGCGCTACCGCTGTCTGCTGGTGGAGGCGCTGCGCCTGCTGATCCCCGCCGAGATGCGCAAAGGGCGCGTGCGCGCGAAGCAGCGCAACCAGATCAGCCTGGCGGTGCTCCCTCAGGACGCGCGGGCGCGGGCCGAGGCGCTGCCCGCGCGCTTTGCGCGGCAGAAACAGCTGCTTGCGTTGCTGGCAGGCGGCGCGGACGACGCGCAGGTGCGTCGCGCAATGCCCGATGCGATGCCTGTGGCGCGCGCGCTGGAGAAAAGGGGCCTGGTGCGCATCGGCAGCGTGCGCGCGCTGCGCACCCCCTACCGCGCGCTGGAGATGGGGCAGGACGCACAGCATGTACTCACGGCCGAGCAGCAGATCGCCGCAGAGGCCATCTTTCGGGGCATGGACGCGGAGCGGGGCGCATTTCTGCTGCACGGCGTCACGGGGAGCGGCAAGACGGAGGTGTACATGCGCGCCGTGGCGCACGCGCTTGAAGCGGGGCGATCCGCCATCGTGCTGGTGCCCGAGATCGCGCTCACCCCGCAGATGGTGCAGCGCTTCCGCGCCCGTTTCGGCAACCGGGCGGCGGTGCTTCACTCGGGCCTTTCCCAGGGGGAGCGCTTTGACGAGTGGCAGCGCATCCGCGCAGGCGAGGTATCCGTGGCGGTGGGCGCGCGCTCCTGCGTCTTTGCTCCCTTTGCAAACGTGGGCCTGATTGTGGTGGACGAGGAACACGAGACCAGCTACCGCGCCGAGAATGCGCCGCGCTACGACGCGGTGGAGGTGGCCGAGCGCCGCTGCGCCGCCGAGGGCGCCACGCTGGTGCTGGGCAGCGCCACGCCCTCGGTGGCGCGCTACTACCGCGCGCTGCATGGGGATTATACCGTGCTGCACCTGGACCACCGGGTGGAGGACCGCCCCATGCCCCAGGTACAGGTGGTGGACATGCGGCGCGAGCTTGCCGCGCACAACAAATCCATGTTTTCCCGCCCCCTGCAGCAGGCCATGGCCGAGACGCTTGCGCGGGGCGAGCAGATGATTCTGTTTTTGAACCGGCGCGGGTTTGCCACGTTTGTCTCCTGCCGCAAATGCGGAGAGGCGATGACCTGCCCCAACTGCGATGTGGCGATGACCTACCACAGCGCGGAAAAGACGCTTAAATGCCACTACTGCGGCGCGCAGCTGCCGGTGCCGGACGCGTGCCCAGCGTGCGGCAGCAAGGCGATCCGCTACTTTGGCGCGGGCACGCAGAAGGTGGAACAACAGCTTGCCGCACTGTTTCCCGAGGCAAAGCTGCTGCGCATGGACCGCGACACCACCGCGCGCAAAGACGCGCACCTGCACATCCTCAAACGCTTTGCCGCGGGCGAGGCCCAGATTCTGCTGGGTACCCAGATGGTGGCCAAGGGTCTGGATTTTCCCAACGTCACGCTGGTAGGGGTAATGGCGGCGGACACCACGCTGCACTACCCCGATTACGCCAGCGCCGAGCGCACCTTTCAGCTCATCGCACAGGTGGCGGGCCGCGCGGGCCGCGATGTCAAGGCGGGCCGCGTGGTGGTGCAGACCTATGCGCCTGACGAGCCGCCTATCGCCCTAGCGGCGCGCCATGATTACCAGACGTTTTACGCACGGGAGATCATGCAGCGCCAGGCGGGGCAATTCCCGCCCTTTGGCCGTTTTGTGCGTTTTTTGGTTGTGAGTGCGCAGCAGCAGCGCGCCGCCGGACAGGCGCGCGCACTGTGCAAGGAGATTGCGCGCGTGGTCGCGCACGACACGCACCTAGCGAGCCAGGTGCTGCTGCTTGCATGGATGCCCGCCATGCTCAGTCGCTTGGAGGGTCGCTTCCGCTACCAGGTGCTGCTCAAAATGCTGCCCGACGCGCGCAATGACGCGCTGATTGACGCGGCGCATGCCTGTCTCAACGACGCGCTCTTCGATGGATGCAGCATCACTATGGAAGTAGATGCGCAACATATGGTATAA
- the def gene encoding peptide deformylase: MAIRTILQNGDPLLRKRARQVTDFNERLATLLDDMRDTLKEADGVGLAAPQVGVLRRVVVIYDGEKFIDLVNPTIVSYAGEQVGEEACLSVPGRAGIVARPNVVVVRAQDRNGETFEMRGEALIARAFCHEIDHLEGILYIDKMIRELDLSKEADA; encoded by the coding sequence TTGGCAATTCGTACAATCCTGCAAAACGGCGATCCGCTGCTGCGCAAGAGAGCGCGGCAGGTCACGGACTTTAACGAGCGCCTGGCAACCCTGCTGGACGACATGCGCGATACGCTCAAGGAGGCCGACGGCGTGGGCCTGGCCGCCCCGCAGGTGGGCGTGCTGCGGCGTGTGGTGGTCATCTATGATGGGGAAAAATTTATCGATCTGGTCAATCCCACCATCGTCAGCTACGCCGGCGAGCAGGTGGGCGAGGAGGCCTGCCTGAGCGTGCCCGGCCGCGCGGGCATCGTGGCCCGGCCCAACGTGGTGGTGGTGCGCGCACAGGACCGAAACGGCGAGACGTTCGAGATGCGCGGCGAGGCGCTCATCGCCCGCGCCTTCTGCCATGAGATCGACCATCTGGAGGGCATCCTTTATATCGACAAGATGATCCGCGAGCTGGATCTGAGCAAGGAGGCCGACGCCTGA
- the fmt gene encoding methionyl-tRNA formyltransferase produces MRLCMLGTPEFAVPVLQKLATAGHDVAAVVTQPDRPRGRGKKLSPPPAKEAARALGIAVLQFARIRDAEAVQALRDLACDAFVTAAYGQILSQEILDIPPLGVINVHASLLPAYRGAAPVPWCLAAGEKVTGVTTMFTDAGVDTGDIILQKQVDILPEENAGELLARLSHVGADLLVETLGRIAVGDCPRTPQDHARATRVPMLQKADGKIDFACSADQLHDLVRGMNPWPVAWTLLAGAPLKVYKTALCAGTGAPGEVLVADAKAGLRVACGQGALEIVELQVAGGRRMTAKEYLRAHSIARGAYLGDGA; encoded by the coding sequence ATGCGCCTGTGTATGCTGGGTACTCCGGAATTTGCCGTGCCGGTGCTGCAAAAGCTGGCGACAGCGGGGCATGACGTGGCGGCGGTTGTGACGCAGCCCGACCGCCCGCGCGGCCGCGGCAAAAAGCTCAGCCCCCCGCCCGCCAAGGAGGCGGCGCGCGCGCTGGGCATTGCGGTGCTGCAGTTTGCGCGCATCCGTGACGCGGAGGCCGTGCAGGCGCTGCGTGATCTTGCGTGTGATGCGTTTGTCACGGCCGCCTACGGCCAGATTCTTTCCCAGGAAATTCTGGATATTCCACCGTTGGGCGTAATCAACGTGCACGCCTCCCTGCTGCCCGCCTACCGCGGCGCAGCGCCGGTGCCTTGGTGCTTGGCCGCTGGGGAAAAGGTGACGGGCGTCACCACCATGTTCACCGACGCGGGCGTGGATACGGGGGATATCATTCTGCAAAAGCAGGTGGACATTCTGCCCGAGGAAAACGCGGGGGAGCTGCTTGCGCGCCTGTCGCATGTGGGGGCGGATTTGCTTGTGGAAACCCTCGGCCGCATCGCGGTGGGCGACTGCCCCCGCACGCCGCAGGACCACGCGCGCGCCACGCGCGTGCCCATGCTGCAAAAGGCGGATGGAAAGATAGACTTTGCGTGCAGTGCCGACCAGCTGCACGATCTGGTGCGGGGCATGAACCCCTGGCCCGTGGCCTGGACGCTGCTTGCGGGCGCGCCGTTGAAAGTTTACAAAACTGCGCTGTGCGCGGGGACGGGCGCCCCGGGCGAAGTGCTGGTGGCGGACGCCAAGGCGGGCCTGCGCGTGGCGTGCGGCCAGGGCGCGCTGGAGATTGTGGAGCTGCAGGTGGCGGGCGGGCGCCGTATGACGGCCAAAGAGTATTTGCGTGCCCATAGCATTGCGCGGGGCGCCTACCTGGGTGACGGGGCATGA
- the rsmB gene encoding 16S rRNA (cytosine(967)-C(5))-methyltransferase RsmB, with translation MTQAPKDVRAAALDVLLDVTQRDAYANLRLKREAPLVAQKDRPLLFALVYGALEQRLLLKHTLAPLWRPKGLPPVVQEIILLGAYQLCCMEGIPAPAACNESVKLAKKRGAARLAPVVNGILRRVAALPKPLVLPDAAAEPEAYVSLAGGLPRALAASLTAQIGAQEACAYVQARAAGGDIALRANPRRMDAAQMRVLLTQQGWAYEPGLVPGCYHVRGAGDVTQSAAYRAGAFSVQGESSQLIARAVDAAPGMRVLDACAAPGGKTCAMAEEMDDRGLIIAGDVHAHRVALIAQNAARLELSCVKARQMDAMHLPEEFVGSMDAVLVDAPCSGLAVRGKPELLLRATPEAIAPLPALQLTILRACARALKPGGALLYSTCTWNRAENQDVVQAFLREHDAFAPGELAAHLPDALRPHVHQGCMLQLWPQRDGLDAFFMARLRRIR, from the coding sequence ATGACGCAGGCGCCCAAGGATGTGCGCGCCGCCGCGCTGGATGTGCTGCTTGACGTGACGCAGCGCGACGCGTACGCCAACCTGCGCCTCAAGCGTGAGGCGCCGCTGGTGGCGCAGAAGGACCGGCCGCTACTCTTTGCGCTGGTGTATGGCGCGCTTGAGCAGCGCTTGCTGCTCAAGCATACGCTTGCGCCACTGTGGCGCCCCAAAGGCCTGCCCCCTGTAGTGCAAGAGATTATTCTTCTGGGCGCTTACCAGCTCTGCTGCATGGAGGGCATCCCCGCCCCGGCCGCATGCAACGAGAGCGTGAAGCTTGCAAAAAAGCGGGGCGCAGCGCGCCTTGCGCCGGTGGTCAACGGCATTTTGCGCCGCGTGGCCGCGCTGCCCAAGCCGCTTGTGCTGCCTGACGCCGCGGCGGAGCCGGAGGCGTACGTATCGCTTGCGGGCGGGCTGCCGCGCGCGCTTGCGGCAAGTCTGACCGCGCAGATTGGCGCGCAGGAGGCCTGCGCCTACGTGCAGGCGCGCGCCGCGGGCGGCGACATTGCGCTGCGGGCGAACCCCCGCAGGATGGACGCCGCGCAGATGCGCGTGCTGCTCACGCAGCAGGGCTGGGCATACGAGCCTGGGCTTGTGCCCGGCTGCTACCATGTGCGCGGCGCGGGTGACGTCACCCAAAGCGCGGCCTACCGCGCAGGTGCCTTCAGCGTGCAGGGGGAGAGCTCCCAGCTCATCGCGCGTGCGGTGGACGCCGCGCCCGGTATGCGGGTGCTGGATGCCTGCGCCGCCCCGGGCGGCAAAACCTGCGCCATGGCGGAAGAAATGGACGACCGCGGCCTGATCATTGCGGGAGACGTTCATGCGCACAGGGTCGCGCTCATTGCACAAAACGCCGCGCGGCTGGAACTTTCCTGCGTCAAGGCGCGTCAGATGGATGCAATGCATTTGCCCGAAGAATTTGTGGGCAGCATGGACGCGGTGCTGGTGGACGCACCCTGCTCGGGCCTTGCGGTGCGGGGGAAGCCGGAGCTGCTGCTGCGCGCCACGCCTGAGGCAATCGCGCCGCTGCCCGCGCTGCAGCTTACGATTCTGCGCGCCTGCGCCCGCGCGCTGAAACCCGGCGGGGCGCTGCTCTACAGCACTTGTACGTGGAACCGGGCGGAAAACCAAGACGTGGTGCAAGCATTTTTGCGGGAGCACGACGCGTTTGCGCCAGGGGAGCTGGCGGCGCATCTGCCCGATGCGCTGCGTCCGCACGTGCATCAGGGCTGCATGCTGCAGCTGTGGCCCCAGCGCGACGGGCTGGACGCGTTTTTTATGGCGCGCCTAAGGAGGATACGCTAA
- the rlmN gene encoding 23S rRNA (adenine(2503)-C(2))-methyltransferase RlmN: MERPALLDMDQAALAAFVKAMGQPAFRARQLHGWLLRGARFDEMTNLPEALRSALAQSAREGGVRIVKTLTSQKDGTRKYLFALHDGECIEGVYMPHDYGNTLCISTQVGCRMGCAFCASTLEGRVRNLTRGEMLGQVIAARRDNGGGRAVDHIVLMGSGEPLDNYAEVVAFLRRLNEPDGLGISLRNVSLSTCGLPEAMRALADEKLPVTLSVSLHAPDDALRATIMPIAKRYSIQSVMDALRYYVAQTGRRGIVEYALISGLNDSVAHARALARLLRNLQVHVNVIALNAVPERGLPAPTEAQVQAFLQALSEAHISATKRRSMGNDIQGACGQLRRSHQSREGEIR; the protein is encoded by the coding sequence ATGGAGAGGCCCGCATTGCTGGATATGGACCAGGCGGCGCTCGCCGCCTTTGTCAAGGCCATGGGACAGCCGGCGTTCCGCGCCCGGCAGCTACACGGCTGGCTGCTGCGCGGGGCGCGCTTTGATGAAATGACCAACCTGCCCGAGGCGCTTCGCAGCGCGCTTGCGCAAAGCGCGCGCGAGGGCGGCGTGCGGATTGTCAAAACCCTTACATCGCAAAAGGACGGCACGCGCAAGTACCTCTTCGCCCTGCATGATGGGGAGTGTATCGAGGGCGTGTACATGCCGCACGATTACGGCAACACCTTGTGCATCTCTACCCAGGTAGGCTGCCGGATGGGCTGCGCGTTCTGCGCCTCCACGCTGGAGGGGCGGGTGCGCAACCTGACGCGCGGCGAGATGCTGGGCCAGGTGATCGCGGCACGGCGTGACAACGGGGGCGGGCGCGCGGTGGACCACATCGTGCTGATGGGCAGCGGCGAGCCGCTGGACAATTACGCGGAAGTGGTGGCGTTCCTGCGCCGCCTCAACGAGCCGGATGGGTTGGGCATCAGCCTGCGCAACGTCTCGCTGTCCACGTGCGGCCTGCCCGAGGCGATGCGCGCGCTTGCCGATGAAAAACTGCCGGTGACGCTCTCTGTTTCGCTGCACGCGCCCGATGACGCGCTGCGCGCTACGATCATGCCCATTGCAAAGCGCTACAGCATCCAAAGCGTGATGGACGCGCTGCGTTATTATGTGGCCCAAACGGGCAGGCGGGGGATCGTCGAGTACGCGCTCATCAGCGGACTCAACGATTCGGTTGCGCATGCGCGCGCGCTTGCGCGCCTGCTGCGCAACCTGCAGGTGCATGTCAACGTCATCGCGCTCAACGCGGTGCCGGAGCGAGGCCTGCCCGCCCCCACGGAGGCGCAGGTGCAGGCGTTTTTACAGGCGCTGTCAGAGGCGCATATCTCCGCCACAAAAAGACGCAGCATGGGCAACGATATACAGGGGGCCTGCGGCCAGCTGCGCCGCAGCCACCAAAGCAGAGAAGGAGAAATCCGATGA
- a CDS encoding Stp1/IreP family PP2C-type Ser/Thr phosphatase, which yields MNIVGRSHIGKVRSSNQDSWLARRDEARDMYLLAVADGMGGHRAGNVASTVTLELISGMASQLADIHPARDARAMVEQANAHLYALAQQQSDYAGMGTTITMALRYQARMVIAQVGDSRAYMLRAGALALLTHDHSLVQELLDCGRISEEQAKNHPQKNIITRAVGTAPEVDVDIIEVEMQQGDILLLCSDGLSTYVEHEAMLAAMRAHADDLGACADALIDCALEAGAPDNVTVVLGALEDCEVMRA from the coding sequence ATGAACATTGTGGGACGATCGCATATCGGCAAAGTACGTTCGAGCAACCAGGATAGCTGGCTTGCGCGCAGGGACGAGGCGCGCGATATGTACCTGTTGGCCGTGGCGGACGGCATGGGCGGTCACCGCGCGGGCAATGTGGCAAGCACCGTGACGCTGGAGCTGATCAGCGGCATGGCATCGCAGCTGGCGGACATCCATCCGGCGCGCGATGCGCGCGCGATGGTAGAGCAGGCAAACGCGCACCTCTACGCGCTTGCCCAGCAGCAGAGCGACTACGCGGGCATGGGCACCACCATCACCATGGCGCTGCGCTATCAGGCGCGCATGGTGATCGCGCAGGTGGGGGACAGCCGCGCCTATATGCTGCGCGCGGGCGCGCTCGCGCTTTTGACGCACGATCATTCCCTGGTACAGGAGCTGCTGGACTGTGGCCGCATCAGCGAGGAGCAGGCAAAGAATCACCCGCAGAAAAACATCATCACGCGCGCGGTGGGCACCGCGCCCGAGGTGGACGTGGACATCATCGAGGTGGAGATGCAGCAGGGCGACATACTGTTGCTGTGCAGCGACGGTTTGAGCACCTACGTGGAGCACGAGGCCATGCTTGCGGCCATGCGGGCGCATGCAGACGACCTGGGGGCGTGCGCCGACGCGCTGATCGACTGCGCGCTGGAGGCGGGCGCGCCCGACAACGTCACCGTGGTACTGGGCGCGCTGGAGGATTGCGAGGTGATGCGCGCGTGA
- the pknB gene encoding Stk1 family PASTA domain-containing Ser/Thr kinase produces MKGRIIGSRYEILNKVGSGGMADVYRARDNRTRGVVAIKIMHADLMSDSEFVRRFAREAQAQSMLDHPNIVRTLDYGQDDGMPYIVMEYVRGITLKEFIVKKAPLSQQVLTDIAMQILRALAHAHARGLVHRDIKPQNMLINREGMVKVVDFGLAKAASSATITLTGSNVLGSVHYFSPEQARGVASDERSDLYSLGIILYEMATGALPYDGDTPVTVALKHLQDAPLWPHALAPVAPALEDVILKAMMKEPEERYQSAEEMAGDLKAALEHPAAHFVDFPEDAIIAVDESEQQEAPEPPEESSVPPWRAVRMALGGIALILLFAALLALGWMLYRESSSTVRDLPNFAGMVQEEAQNAVRALNLRPETIQQADDNVSVGKVIAQSPEAGSDIKQDEVVRLYVSTGPATMEMPSLKGKNITEAERMLHEMGLAVGEINYTVTSKEKKDTVVDQLPRVGSTVEKGDKIDLWLARP; encoded by the coding sequence GTGAAAGGACGCATCATCGGGTCTCGCTACGAGATCCTCAATAAAGTGGGCTCCGGCGGCATGGCTGACGTGTACCGCGCGCGCGATAACAGGACCCGCGGCGTGGTGGCCATCAAAATCATGCATGCCGATTTGATGAGCGACAGCGAGTTTGTGCGCCGCTTTGCGCGCGAGGCGCAGGCCCAGTCGATGCTGGACCATCCCAACATCGTGCGCACGCTGGATTACGGCCAGGACGACGGCATGCCCTATATCGTGATGGAATACGTGCGGGGCATTACCCTCAAGGAGTTTATCGTCAAAAAGGCGCCGCTCTCCCAGCAGGTGCTGACCGATATCGCCATGCAGATTCTGCGGGCGCTGGCGCACGCGCACGCGCGCGGGCTGGTGCACCGCGACATCAAGCCGCAGAATATGCTGATTAACCGTGAGGGCATGGTCAAGGTGGTGGACTTCGGCCTGGCCAAGGCGGCATCCTCGGCCACCATCACGCTCACCGGCTCCAATGTGCTGGGTTCGGTACACTATTTTTCGCCTGAGCAGGCGCGCGGCGTGGCTAGCGACGAGCGCAGTGACCTGTATTCACTGGGCATCATCCTCTATGAGATGGCCACCGGCGCGCTGCCCTACGACGGGGATACGCCCGTGACCGTGGCGCTGAAGCACCTGCAGGACGCGCCCCTTTGGCCGCACGCGCTTGCGCCGGTGGCGCCCGCGCTGGAGGACGTGATTCTCAAGGCCATGATGAAGGAGCCTGAGGAGCGCTACCAGTCCGCCGAGGAGATGGCAGGGGACCTCAAAGCCGCGCTGGAGCATCCGGCGGCGCACTTTGTGGATTTTCCCGAGGATGCGATCATCGCGGTGGATGAATCCGAGCAGCAGGAGGCGCCCGAGCCGCCCGAGGAGAGCTCTGTGCCACCCTGGCGCGCGGTGCGCATGGCGCTGGGAGGCATTGCGCTGATCCTGCTGTTTGCCGCGCTGCTTGCCCTAGGCTGGATGCTCTATCGGGAGTCCAGCAGCACGGTGCGCGATTTGCCCAACTTTGCGGGCATGGTGCAGGAGGAAGCGCAAAACGCGGTGCGCGCGCTCAACCTGCGCCCCGAAACGATTCAGCAGGCGGACGACAACGTGAGCGTCGGCAAGGTGATCGCGCAGTCGCCCGAGGCGGGCAGCGACATCAAGCAGGATGAGGTGGTGCGCCTCTATGTCTCCACCGGCCCAGCCACCATGGAGATGCCCAGCCTCAAGGGTAAAAATATCACCGAGGCAGAGCGCATGCTGCACGAGATGGG